A part of Streptomyces sp. NBC_01451 genomic DNA contains:
- a CDS encoding SMP-30/gluconolactonase/LRE family protein codes for MTAKAASAAVLVDGGYELAEGGRWVDGRYVYVDLLGGGLFELRDGTESAAPRRLARLDVPLGAVAPVGDRPGAWIAAAGTGIALLAADGALQWLDRPEDRTPVPSRMNDGVADPAGRFWAGSMAYDGTPGAGSLYRTDPDGTVVRVLDGLTIANGPAFTADGTTLYLADTAVGTILRCRVDPVSGDLSGSPETFARLRDGEGSPDGMTVDEEGCLWVAMWGAGTVRRYHPDGHLLHTLTVPAPHPTSVCLPPGGNRLFVTTARYGVKNPTAASGAVLSVPVPVGGTAACSWRARD; via the coding sequence ATGACAGCAAAGGCAGCATCGGCCGCGGTTCTTGTGGACGGCGGGTACGAACTCGCCGAGGGCGGGCGCTGGGTCGACGGCCGGTATGTGTACGTCGACCTACTCGGCGGCGGCCTCTTCGAACTCCGCGACGGCACCGAGTCGGCGGCCCCGCGCCGACTGGCCCGGCTGGACGTGCCGTTGGGTGCCGTCGCGCCGGTGGGGGACCGGCCCGGGGCGTGGATCGCCGCGGCGGGCACCGGCATCGCGCTGCTCGCCGCCGACGGCGCACTGCAATGGCTGGACCGCCCCGAGGACCGCACCCCTGTTCCCAGCCGTATGAACGACGGTGTCGCGGACCCCGCGGGCCGCTTCTGGGCCGGCAGCATGGCGTACGACGGCACCCCCGGCGCGGGCTCGCTCTACCGGACGGACCCCGACGGCACGGTCGTACGCGTCCTCGACGGCCTGACCATCGCCAACGGCCCGGCGTTCACCGCCGACGGCACGACCCTGTACCTCGCCGACACGGCGGTCGGCACCATCCTGCGCTGCCGGGTCGACCCCGTCTCGGGCGACCTCTCCGGCAGTCCGGAGACCTTCGCCCGGCTGCGCGACGGCGAAGGCAGCCCCGACGGGATGACCGTCGACGAGGAGGGCTGCCTGTGGGTCGCGATGTGGGGTGCCGGCACCGTCCGCCGCTACCACCCCGACGGCCACCTGCTCCACACCCTGACCGTGCCCGCCCCGCACCCCACATCGGTGTGCCTGCCTCCCGGCGGCAACCGCCTCTTCGTCACCACGGCCCGCTACGGGGTGAAGAACCCGACCGCGGCCTCGGGCGCGGTGCTGAGCGTTCCCGTACCGGTCGGAGGAACGGCGGCCTGCTCCTGGCGGGCCCGGGACTGA
- a CDS encoding sugar kinase, which yields MAPPEVVTFGETMAALRAHGALRLGGSLGLSVAGAESNVAIGLARLGHRVRWAGRVGADELGALVLRTLRAEGVDTDHAVTDDTGRPTGLLLTEPRLGTLTRVSYYRAGSAGSAVAPDDVLLALVPGSRVLHLTGITPALGPSAAEAVLAAARAARESGVTVCLDVNYRSRLWTSERARSALRPILDHTDLLIASEDELPLVREVPGAGESEAVRGVLAAGVTEVVVKRGARGATVFTADGATDRAAREVDAVDLVGAGDAFVAGYLSGLLDGADIPARLHRAVTTAAFAVATRGDWEGLPTRDELGLFDEPDGTTIR from the coding sequence ATGGCTCCACCCGAGGTCGTGACCTTCGGCGAGACCATGGCGGCGCTCCGGGCCCACGGGGCGCTGCGGCTCGGCGGCAGCCTCGGCCTGTCCGTCGCCGGAGCCGAGTCGAATGTCGCGATCGGCCTCGCCCGGCTCGGCCACCGGGTGCGCTGGGCCGGCCGCGTCGGTGCGGACGAACTCGGCGCGCTGGTCCTGCGCACGCTGCGGGCCGAGGGTGTCGACACCGACCACGCGGTCACCGACGACACCGGCCGGCCCACCGGACTGCTGCTGACCGAACCTCGTCTGGGAACGCTGACCCGAGTCAGTTACTACCGGGCGGGTTCTGCCGGTTCGGCCGTCGCACCGGACGACGTACTGCTCGCGCTGGTCCCCGGGTCCCGCGTTCTGCATCTGACCGGCATCACGCCGGCGCTCGGTCCCTCGGCGGCCGAGGCGGTCCTGGCCGCAGCCAGGGCCGCCCGCGAGAGCGGTGTCACCGTATGCCTCGACGTCAACTACCGCTCCCGGCTGTGGACGTCCGAGCGTGCCCGCAGCGCGCTGCGACCGATCCTGGACCATACGGACCTTCTCATCGCCTCCGAGGACGAGTTGCCGCTGGTGCGGGAAGTGCCCGGTGCGGGCGAGTCCGAGGCCGTGCGCGGCGTGCTGGCGGCGGGCGTCACCGAGGTGGTCGTCAAGCGGGGCGCCCGCGGCGCGACGGTCTTCACCGCCGACGGCGCAACCGACCGTGCCGCGCGAGAGGTCGACGCCGTCGACCTGGTCGGCGCGGGCGACGCCTTCGTGGCCGGATACCTCTCCGGCCTCCTGGACGGCGCGGACATCCCCGCCCGGCTGCACCGGGCGGTCACCACCGCGGCCTTCGCCGTCGCCACCCGGGGTGACTGGGAGGGCCTGCCGACGCGGGACGAACTCGGCCTGTTCGACGAGCCCGACGGCACGACCATCCGCTGA
- a CDS encoding bifunctional 4-hydroxy-2-oxoglutarate aldolase/2-dehydro-3-deoxy-phosphogluconate aldolase, with amino-acid sequence MNLVESLRTHRLLAIVRGKDPAAALSTVRTLAEEGIAAVEVSLTTTDALTVIRQARAGLGPGALLGAGTVRSAEDAARAVDAGASYLVTPALVDGLEAYGVPVLMGALTPTEIEAALARGAAAIKLFPASFGGPGYLKALRDPFPEVSFVPVGGVDAQAARDYLDRGALAVGVGSPLVGDAADGGDLDRLRSRAAEFRKVATGGTP; translated from the coding sequence ATGAACCTGGTGGAATCGCTCCGAACCCACCGCCTGCTGGCGATCGTCCGAGGCAAGGATCCCGCCGCGGCCCTGAGCACCGTACGCACCCTCGCCGAGGAGGGCATCGCGGCCGTCGAGGTCTCGCTGACCACCACCGACGCCCTGACCGTGATCCGGCAGGCGCGCGCCGGACTCGGCCCCGGCGCACTCCTCGGCGCAGGCACCGTGCGCTCGGCCGAGGACGCCGCCCGCGCGGTCGACGCCGGCGCGTCGTACCTCGTCACCCCGGCACTGGTCGACGGCCTGGAGGCGTACGGCGTCCCCGTGCTGATGGGCGCCCTGACACCGACCGAGATCGAGGCCGCCCTCGCGCGCGGCGCCGCCGCGATCAAACTCTTCCCCGCCTCCTTCGGCGGCCCGGGATATCTGAAGGCCCTGCGCGATCCCTTCCCCGAGGTGTCCTTCGTGCCCGTCGGCGGAGTGGACGCACAGGCCGCCCGCGACTACCTCGACCGGGGCGCCCTGGCAGTCGGCGTCGGCTCACCCCTCGTCGGCGACGCGGCCGACGGCGGCGACCTGGACCGACTCCGTTCCCGCGCGGCCGAGTTCCGCAAGGTGGCGACAGGTGGGACGCCGTGA
- the dgoD gene encoding galactonate dehydratase gives MKITGLETFLVAPRWLFLRVATDEGVTGWGEPVIEGRAETVRAAVHELADHLVGRDPLCIEDHWQVLTKGGFYRGGPILSSAVAGIDQALWDIAGKTYGVPVHRLLGGPVRDRVRMYAWIGGDRPGDVAELAEEQMKAGFTAVKMNGSAELAAIDTPARTAEVVARVAAVREVLGDERDIAVDFHGRASTAMARRLLPQLEPLHPLFVEEPVAPEHSGNLRGLVESTSIPLATGERLYSRWDFRDVLASGIAVAQPDLSHAGGISEVRRIAALAEMYDVVMAPHCPLGPIALAASLQIAFSVPNFLIQEQSMGIHYNQGSDLLEYVMDPEPFRFQDGYAVATTRPGLGVEIDEKAVRHAAETGHRWRNPVWRGPDGAFTEW, from the coding sequence TTGAAGATAACCGGACTTGAGACGTTCCTGGTGGCTCCGCGCTGGCTGTTCCTGCGTGTCGCCACCGACGAGGGCGTCACCGGCTGGGGCGAGCCCGTCATCGAGGGCCGCGCCGAGACCGTACGCGCCGCGGTCCACGAACTGGCCGACCATCTCGTCGGCCGCGACCCGCTGTGCATCGAGGACCACTGGCAGGTACTCACCAAGGGCGGCTTCTACCGGGGCGGCCCCATCCTCTCCAGCGCCGTCGCCGGCATCGACCAGGCCCTGTGGGACATCGCCGGCAAGACCTACGGCGTCCCGGTGCACCGCCTCCTCGGCGGCCCGGTCCGCGACCGCGTCCGTATGTACGCCTGGATCGGCGGGGACCGCCCCGGCGACGTCGCGGAGCTGGCCGAGGAACAGATGAAGGCGGGCTTCACCGCCGTCAAGATGAACGGCTCCGCCGAACTCGCCGCCATCGACACCCCGGCGCGCACCGCCGAGGTCGTCGCGCGCGTCGCTGCCGTCCGTGAGGTGCTGGGCGACGAGCGGGACATCGCCGTCGACTTCCACGGCCGTGCCTCCACCGCCATGGCGCGCCGTCTGCTTCCCCAACTGGAGCCGCTGCACCCGCTGTTCGTCGAGGAGCCCGTCGCGCCGGAACACTCCGGCAACCTGCGCGGCCTGGTGGAGTCCACGAGCATTCCGCTCGCCACCGGCGAACGTCTCTACTCCCGCTGGGACTTCCGCGACGTACTGGCCAGCGGCATCGCCGTCGCCCAGCCCGACCTGTCGCACGCCGGCGGCATCTCCGAGGTCCGCCGCATCGCGGCCCTGGCCGAGATGTACGACGTCGTCATGGCCCCGCACTGCCCGCTCGGCCCGATCGCCCTGGCGGCGAGCCTCCAGATCGCCTTCTCCGTACCGAACTTCCTCATCCAGGAACAGAGCATGGGCATCCACTACAACCAGGGTTCCGACCTGCTGGAGTACGTGATGGACCCCGAACCCTTCCGGTTCCAGGACGGCTACGCGGTCGCGACCACCCGCCCAGGTCTCGGCGTCGAGATCGACGAGAAGGCGGTACGCCACGCCGCCGAGACCGGACACCGGTGGCGCAACCCCGTATGGCGTGGCCCCGACGGGGCGTTCACCGAGTGGTGA
- a CDS encoding FadR/GntR family transcriptional regulator: MIHPGRGLHGQAVEELGRRIIRGDYPPGSVVDPVNFETELGVSKTVVREAMRVLASKGLLESRQKRGTTIRPRADWNLLDSDLLRWQGSSAPTDGFLEDLAEVRAIVEPAGARLAALRRTPADLDAMRRALDAMAAAGTDAAAMVEADLAFHRALLDAAHNELLSRMEVVIEAGLRVRDRIVHGAQHFSDSIPVHQELVDAVEAGDPDAAVAAVESLLAQATDDLAAVRARTDQDVATDTLPKEVP, translated from the coding sequence GTGATCCATCCCGGTAGGGGGCTGCACGGCCAGGCGGTTGAGGAGCTGGGCCGACGCATCATCCGCGGCGACTACCCTCCGGGCTCCGTGGTGGACCCGGTCAACTTCGAGACAGAGCTGGGCGTCAGCAAGACCGTGGTCCGCGAGGCGATGCGCGTACTCGCCTCCAAGGGCCTGCTGGAGTCACGGCAGAAACGCGGTACGACCATCCGGCCCCGCGCCGACTGGAACCTGCTCGACAGCGACCTGCTGCGCTGGCAGGGCAGCAGCGCTCCGACCGACGGCTTCCTGGAGGACCTCGCCGAGGTCCGCGCGATCGTCGAGCCCGCCGGCGCCCGGCTCGCGGCGCTCCGCCGTACCCCGGCCGACCTGGACGCGATGCGGCGGGCACTGGACGCGATGGCCGCGGCGGGCACGGACGCGGCGGCGATGGTCGAGGCGGACCTCGCCTTCCACCGTGCCCTCCTGGACGCCGCCCACAACGAACTGCTCAGCCGGATGGAGGTCGTCATCGAAGCCGGCCTGCGTGTGCGCGACCGGATCGTGCACGGCGCCCAGCACTTCTCCGACTCCATCCCCGTGCACCAGGAACTGGTCGACGCTGTCGAAGCGGGCGATCCGGACGCGGCCGTGGCGGCCGTCGAGTCCCTCCTGGCACAGGCCACCGACGATCTGGCGGCCGTAAGGGCGCGGACCGACCAGGACGTCGCGACCGACACGCTTCCGAAGGAAGTTCCTTGA
- a CDS encoding SDR family NAD(P)-dependent oxidoreductase: MSGRVAVITGAAHGIGAATAHRLAAEGALVVVTDVDDTAGKEVAAAITGQGGRAEYVRCDVTSAADWEHLARHVEQHHGRLDVLHSNAFAQVDKPAHELSEAEWDGQMAVLLKPAWRAMKTFAAMLREARGSVVLTSSVHAVIGLPNHAAYAAAKGALCSLGRQLAVEYGPDIRVNTVLPGPILTAAWDGIPEADRARSVAATAARRFGQPEEVAAAVAFLASADASYVTGASLVVDGGWSVMKESS, from the coding sequence ATGAGCGGGCGCGTGGCGGTGATCACCGGCGCCGCGCACGGGATCGGCGCGGCCACGGCCCACCGACTCGCGGCCGAGGGAGCCCTGGTTGTGGTCACGGACGTGGACGACACCGCGGGCAAGGAGGTCGCGGCAGCCATCACCGGCCAGGGAGGCCGCGCGGAGTACGTACGCTGCGACGTCACCTCCGCCGCCGACTGGGAGCACCTGGCCCGCCACGTCGAGCAGCACCACGGACGGCTGGACGTCCTGCACAGCAACGCCTTCGCCCAGGTCGACAAGCCCGCCCACGAACTGAGCGAGGCCGAGTGGGACGGTCAGATGGCCGTACTGCTCAAGCCCGCCTGGCGGGCGATGAAGACCTTCGCGGCCATGCTGCGCGAAGCCCGGGGCTCCGTCGTGCTCACCTCCTCGGTGCACGCGGTCATCGGGCTGCCGAACCACGCCGCCTACGCCGCCGCGAAGGGCGCGCTGTGCTCACTGGGACGGCAGCTGGCCGTCGAGTACGGTCCGGACATCCGGGTGAACACCGTCCTGCCCGGCCCCATCCTCACCGCGGCCTGGGACGGCATCCCGGAGGCCGACCGGGCGCGCAGTGTGGCCGCCACGGCGGCGAGGCGTTTCGGGCAGCCGGAGGAGGTCGCAGCCGCCGTCGCCTTCCTGGCGTCGGCGGATGCCTCCTACGTGACCGGAGCCAGCCTGGTGGTTGATGGAGGATGGAGCGTCATGAAGGAGTCCTCGTGA
- a CDS encoding ABC transporter substrate-binding protein, giving the protein MSRTTRLRRSRGTLAVTLATASLLISACGGSTGSKDPAVQAPVKPGQKVDLRFWSWVPGVDKAVDKWNATHPDIQVKLEKIPAGSSGGYAKMRAALKSGNAPDLAQVEYQEIPSFLLENGLVNLSRYGADKDRSKFVDWQWQQGVFDKSVYAIPQASGPMGLFYRSDLFKKWGIEPPATWDEFAQAAQKIHDADPKAYISTFPAGNSAWFTALAWQAGAKWFGVNGDTWSVNIDSPQTLKVAAFWDDLRSKKVIKTEPDFANGWYKDLQTGGITSWVSAQWGDAIISGNAPQTTGKWAVAPMPQWTKGSNVSANWGGSSTAVLKGAGHIPEALKFAEWLNTDPASVDLLLQGGYGWPAAADGYKGSSLDKPSPFFGGQKYNEVFAQADKSIDTSWKWIPTIDATYQHLNDGFQAALAGKGTFISAVQQAQKQTVEDLKRKGLKVSTGK; this is encoded by the coding sequence ATGAGCCGCACCACACGCCTCCGCAGAAGCCGGGGCACACTCGCAGTCACCCTTGCCACCGCCTCCCTGCTGATCTCCGCCTGCGGGGGTTCGACGGGTTCGAAGGACCCCGCGGTCCAGGCACCTGTCAAGCCCGGCCAGAAGGTCGACCTGCGCTTCTGGTCGTGGGTTCCGGGTGTCGACAAGGCGGTCGACAAGTGGAACGCCACCCACCCGGACATCCAGGTCAAACTGGAGAAGATCCCGGCGGGCAGCAGCGGCGGCTACGCCAAGATGCGCGCCGCGCTCAAGAGCGGCAACGCCCCCGACCTGGCACAGGTGGAGTACCAGGAGATCCCCTCGTTCCTGCTGGAGAACGGCCTGGTGAACCTGTCCCGGTACGGCGCGGACAAGGACCGGTCGAAGTTCGTGGACTGGCAGTGGCAGCAGGGAGTCTTCGACAAGTCTGTCTACGCGATCCCCCAGGCGTCCGGTCCGATGGGCCTGTTCTACCGCTCCGACCTGTTCAAGAAGTGGGGAATCGAGCCGCCCGCCACCTGGGACGAGTTCGCCCAGGCCGCGCAGAAGATCCACGACGCCGACCCGAAGGCCTACATCAGCACCTTTCCCGCCGGCAACTCCGCCTGGTTCACCGCGCTCGCCTGGCAGGCCGGCGCCAAGTGGTTCGGCGTGAACGGCGACACCTGGTCGGTGAACATCGACTCCCCGCAGACACTCAAGGTCGCCGCCTTCTGGGACGACCTGCGCAGCAAGAAAGTGATCAAGACCGAACCCGACTTCGCCAACGGCTGGTACAAGGACCTGCAGACCGGTGGCATCACCTCGTGGGTCAGTGCCCAGTGGGGCGACGCCATCATCAGCGGAAACGCTCCACAGACCACCGGCAAATGGGCGGTCGCACCCATGCCACAGTGGACAAAGGGCTCGAACGTGTCCGCGAACTGGGGAGGATCCTCCACAGCTGTCCTCAAGGGCGCGGGGCACATCCCCGAGGCCCTGAAGTTCGCCGAATGGCTCAACACCGACCCCGCGAGCGTCGACCTGCTGCTCCAGGGCGGTTACGGCTGGCCCGCGGCGGCCGACGGGTACAAGGGCTCCTCACTGGACAAGCCGTCACCGTTCTTCGGAGGCCAGAAGTACAACGAGGTCTTCGCCCAGGCGGACAAGAGCATCGACACCTCGTGGAAGTGGATACCGACGATCGACGCCACCTACCAGCACCTCAACGACGGCTTCCAGGCCGCCCTGGCCGGCAAGGGCACATTCATCTCCGCGGTCCAGCAGGCGCAGAAGCAGACCGTCGAGGACCTGAAGAGGAAGGGCCTGAAGGTCTCCACCGGCAAGTGA
- a CDS encoding carbohydrate ABC transporter permease, translating to MATRAPRRRRNLAPFAFVAPFLLLFLLAFALPIGYAVYQSVMDVEYTGALGLGGSHTVFVALRNYSDALSDHAFLRSVGRVLLFAAVQVPVMVALSAGLALLLDSASARGVRFFRAAFFLPYGVPGVIASILWGFLYVPGVSPLVDGMRHLGVSVDLLGGDTVLWSIANIVTWEFAGYNILVLVAQLRTVPAELYEAARIDGASAWATVRYVKLPLLRPALILTTVFTIIGTLQLFAEPLVLKPVSSSIDSAYTPNLSAYNEAFTNDNYHLAAAEAVLLALTAFVLSFGFLRLINKRGGDA from the coding sequence ATGGCTACCCGCGCACCCCGCCGCCGCAGAAACCTGGCGCCCTTCGCCTTCGTCGCGCCGTTCCTCCTGCTGTTCCTCCTGGCCTTCGCCCTCCCCATCGGCTACGCCGTGTACCAGAGCGTCATGGACGTCGAGTACACCGGAGCCCTGGGACTCGGCGGCAGCCATACCGTCTTCGTAGCGCTGCGCAACTACTCCGACGCGTTGTCCGATCACGCCTTTCTGCGCAGCGTCGGTCGCGTACTGCTGTTCGCGGCCGTCCAGGTGCCCGTGATGGTCGCGCTGTCCGCCGGGCTCGCACTGCTGCTGGACAGCGCCTCGGCCAGAGGCGTGCGGTTCTTCCGCGCCGCCTTCTTCCTGCCCTACGGCGTTCCCGGCGTCATCGCGTCGATCCTGTGGGGATTCCTGTACGTACCGGGAGTCAGCCCCCTCGTGGACGGCATGCGCCACCTGGGCGTGTCGGTCGACCTGCTCGGCGGAGACACGGTTCTGTGGTCCATCGCGAACATCGTCACCTGGGAGTTCGCCGGCTACAACATCCTGGTTCTCGTCGCCCAGTTGCGTACCGTCCCCGCGGAACTGTACGAGGCCGCCCGCATCGACGGCGCCAGTGCGTGGGCGACGGTCCGGTACGTCAAACTGCCGCTGCTGCGCCCGGCGCTGATCCTCACCACGGTCTTCACCATCATCGGCACGCTGCAACTGTTCGCGGAACCGCTGGTGCTCAAGCCCGTCTCGTCGAGCATCGACAGCGCCTACACACCCAACCTCAGCGCCTACAACGAGGCGTTCACCAACGACAACTACCACCTCGCCGCCGCCGAGGCAGTGCTGCTCGCGCTCACCGCGTTCGTGCTCTCCTTCGGTTTTCTGCGGCTGATCAACAAGAGAGGTGGGGACGCGTGA
- a CDS encoding carbohydrate ABC transporter permease produces the protein MSLQTPARTVPTGGGTPASDDGTTPRGGITGVTTRSRILVTGLLVAAAGYFLLPVYWLAVASTKSTGDLFGSFGLWFSHPQFLSNLHEVVTYDDAIYLRWAANSLLYAGVGAAVATLLAAMSGYALAKFSFTGRDTIFNIVLGGVLIPATALALPMYLLFSKAGLANTYWAVLLPSFVSPFGVYLCRIYAAASIPDELLEAARIDGAGEVRIFTVVALRIMTPALVTIFLFQFVGIWNNYFLPLVMLSDSKLYPITLGLTSWQSFADRQPQLYQLTVGGAFVSVVPLMIAMVALQRFWRSGLTEGSVKG, from the coding sequence GTGAGTCTCCAGACACCGGCCCGCACCGTCCCGACAGGGGGCGGGACGCCGGCCTCGGACGACGGCACGACGCCGCGCGGCGGCATCACCGGGGTCACCACGCGCAGCCGCATCCTGGTCACCGGCCTGCTCGTGGCAGCCGCCGGGTACTTCCTGCTCCCGGTGTACTGGCTGGCCGTGGCGTCCACCAAGTCCACCGGCGACCTGTTCGGCAGCTTCGGGTTGTGGTTCTCCCATCCCCAGTTCCTGAGCAATCTGCACGAGGTGGTCACCTACGACGACGCGATCTACCTGCGCTGGGCCGCCAACAGCCTGCTGTACGCGGGCGTCGGCGCAGCTGTGGCGACGCTTCTGGCCGCGATGTCCGGCTACGCGCTGGCCAAGTTCTCCTTCACCGGCCGCGACACGATCTTCAACATCGTGCTGGGTGGCGTTCTGATCCCCGCCACGGCGCTGGCGCTGCCCATGTACCTGCTGTTCAGCAAGGCAGGCCTGGCCAACACCTACTGGGCCGTACTACTGCCGAGCTTCGTCAGTCCCTTCGGCGTGTACCTCTGCCGGATCTACGCCGCTGCATCCATACCGGACGAACTGCTGGAGGCAGCGCGCATCGACGGCGCGGGAGAGGTCCGCATCTTCACGGTCGTCGCTCTGCGCATCATGACCCCCGCCCTGGTGACGATCTTCCTGTTCCAGTTCGTCGGCATCTGGAACAACTACTTCCTGCCGCTGGTCATGCTCTCCGACTCCAAGCTGTACCCCATCACCCTCGGCCTGACGTCGTGGCAGTCCTTCGCCGACCGCCAACCGCAGCTCTATCAGCTGACCGTCGGCGGTGCCTTCGTCTCCGTAGTCCCGCTGATGATCGCCATGGTCGCCCTGCAGCGCTTCTGGCGCAGCGGTCTGACCGAGGGCAGCGTGAAGGGCTGA
- a CDS encoding glycoside hydrolase family 2 protein has translation MTESIHPSRRTVVTALGAAAFVALPAWPETARAADANGAVLDTHPATEPSGTHVRDVGGTNVVFQYGTVLPAFDGWRTHEPTRDYLSLDKRWRFRFDPAGQGLGEGWQSPRHDDRGWGRIDVPAAWDLLDTPGFGSEGSPFGEGTAFNDGYAWYRTTVDIPASWRARHVRIAFLAAGYSAEVWIDGTHLGKHEGANSPFALPVAGALKPGTRQTIAVRVFRRASYTDYTAAAPQPVSDDHELPYKPVDYWPYAGLTRSAWIEAVPQVTLAKLLVSAADGRLEVHAVVENHGTSDFDGRLTLDPGRESGGRPAVVAARIAARSVGVVRVVLRVPGAPRWSPTSPHMLTARATLTAGRHSGPRVDTLSTIYGMRELTVGKAQLRMNGTPLFLKGLNWHEETAAHGRAMTPAEYDRELGHITAVGANFIRNCVYNRHPYVYDWADEHGVLVMDDIDTMWLNTAQEKLQTERYGLARALALTMAWNQHNHPSVILWGLQNESEIDAAGAPVYRAWLADLKAAVKTVDLTSRPVTWASNTSNDPAFDLADVIGFNEYFGYFYGKDSDLGPTLDAVHAKYPDKPILITENGTWAVAGTRGPDTTQGAEEWQAASFSAHWAQVTARGAFVAGFTYWVLKDYKERAGYNQDYNGISVMGLLTFAEERPKLVYDVFRKAAIPGGR, from the coding sequence ATGACCGAATCCATCCATCCCTCCCGGCGCACCGTCGTCACGGCGCTCGGAGCCGCCGCCTTCGTCGCCCTTCCGGCCTGGCCGGAGACGGCGCGAGCGGCCGACGCGAACGGCGCGGTGCTCGACACCCACCCGGCCACCGAGCCCTCCGGCACCCATGTGCGGGACGTCGGCGGCACCAACGTCGTCTTCCAGTACGGCACGGTGCTCCCGGCCTTCGACGGCTGGCGCACCCATGAGCCCACGCGCGACTACCTGTCCCTGGACAAGCGGTGGCGCTTCCGCTTCGATCCGGCCGGTCAGGGGCTCGGCGAGGGCTGGCAGTCCCCGCGTCACGACGACAGGGGGTGGGGCCGCATAGATGTTCCGGCGGCCTGGGACCTGCTGGACACGCCCGGATTCGGCTCGGAGGGCTCCCCCTTCGGCGAGGGCACGGCATTCAACGACGGCTACGCCTGGTACCGCACCACCGTCGACATACCGGCGTCCTGGCGTGCGCGGCACGTGCGCATCGCCTTCCTGGCCGCCGGATACAGCGCCGAGGTCTGGATCGACGGCACGCACCTCGGCAAGCACGAAGGAGCCAACTCGCCCTTCGCGCTGCCGGTCGCGGGGGCGCTGAAGCCCGGTACGCGCCAGACGATCGCCGTGCGGGTCTTCCGCCGGGCGAGCTACACCGACTACACGGCCGCGGCCCCTCAACCGGTCTCCGACGACCACGAACTCCCGTACAAGCCCGTTGACTACTGGCCCTACGCGGGACTGACCCGCTCGGCCTGGATCGAGGCGGTCCCGCAGGTCACCCTCGCCAAACTGCTCGTGTCCGCCGCCGATGGGCGCCTTGAAGTGCACGCGGTCGTCGAGAACCACGGGACCTCCGACTTCGACGGCCGGCTCACACTCGATCCCGGCCGGGAAAGCGGCGGCCGGCCCGCTGTGGTCGCGGCCCGGATCGCGGCCCGGTCGGTGGGCGTCGTACGGGTCGTGCTCCGCGTACCCGGTGCCCCGCGATGGAGCCCGACTTCGCCCCACATGCTCACCGCCCGCGCCACCCTGACCGCCGGGAGGCACTCCGGCCCGCGGGTCGACACGCTGTCCACCATCTACGGCATGCGTGAACTGACCGTTGGCAAGGCGCAGTTGAGGATGAACGGCACGCCCCTGTTCCTCAAGGGGCTCAACTGGCACGAGGAGACGGCCGCGCACGGCAGGGCGATGACGCCCGCCGAGTACGACCGCGAACTGGGCCACATCACGGCAGTGGGCGCCAACTTCATCCGCAACTGCGTCTACAACCGCCACCCCTACGTCTACGACTGGGCGGACGAACACGGTGTGCTGGTGATGGACGACATCGACACCATGTGGCTCAACACCGCCCAGGAGAAGCTGCAGACCGAGCGCTACGGCCTCGCCCGCGCCTTGGCCCTGACCATGGCGTGGAACCAGCACAACCACCCCTCGGTGATCCTCTGGGGACTCCAGAACGAGTCGGAGATCGACGCCGCCGGCGCGCCCGTCTACCGGGCCTGGCTCGCCGACCTCAAGGCGGCCGTGAAGACGGTCGACCTCACTTCCCGCCCCGTGACCTGGGCCTCCAACACCAGCAACGACCCCGCCTTCGACCTCGCCGACGTGATCGGGTTCAACGAGTACTTCGGCTACTTCTACGGCAAGGACTCCGACCTCGGCCCCACGCTCGACGCGGTCCACGCGAAGTACCCCGACAAGCCCATCCTGATCACCGAGAACGGCACCTGGGCCGTGGCAGGCACCCGCGGCCCCGACACCACGCAGGGTGCGGAGGAGTGGCAGGCGGCGAGCTTCAGCGCGCACTGGGCACAAGTGACCGCGCGCGGCGCGTTCGTCGCCGGGTTCACCTACTGGGTGCTCAAGGACTACAAGGAGCGGGCCGGCTACAACCAGGACTACAACGGGATCTCCGTTATGGGCCTGCTGACGTTCGCGGAGGAGCGGCCCAAGCTGGTCTACGACGTCTTCCGGAAGGCGGCGATACCGGGCGGTCGTTGA